One window from the genome of Streptomyces sp. NBC_00287 encodes:
- a CDS encoding oxidoreductase, producing the protein MTEGAGIRDGELPDDLTAAEAGMWQAFRNGSVYDLSSGDTVVDDPHGGHPWGPERTVRARIVCWLLLDGPPALAGRVSSLKLVGVQISGSLDLAGGTVVPYVEMRGCRFERDVLLPEARFTTVRLVDCSVPRLEAARVHTEGDLHLPRCRFHNGIRLTDAQIGTDLLLNQAIVYRDRSGRSIAGDGMTVGQDLQAELLESHGELSLRSAKIGVSLSLRGARLVNPYTRLALNAPQLTVERSLYLTPAGVGNPLLSGTTPARGTRIQRFACEGGVRLDDGRFGDAVDMERARFTFTDEQELSLRRIHTPELRFLGERPARGTVVLSGARIVNLMDRADAWPGPGRLHMGGFSYENLVPRGPFPLAERLDWVAAATAEYNPEPYERLATVLRAGGEDEDAREVLLAKQRRRRESLPIAAKFLGYVQDWTVAYGYRPGRAAVWMAVLWAAGSVAFAQAGHPPIKRGEHPEWNPTLFALDLLLPVIDLGQVGFWQMKGGWQWLATAMILLGWILATTVAAGATRLLRRN; encoded by the coding sequence GTGACCGAGGGGGCCGGCATCCGCGACGGAGAGCTGCCGGACGATCTGACCGCCGCCGAGGCCGGGATGTGGCAGGCCTTCCGCAACGGCAGCGTGTACGACCTGAGCAGCGGAGACACCGTCGTCGACGATCCGCACGGCGGGCATCCGTGGGGGCCCGAGCGGACCGTGCGGGCCCGCATCGTGTGCTGGCTGCTGCTCGACGGACCGCCCGCATTGGCCGGCCGGGTGTCGTCCCTGAAACTCGTCGGGGTGCAGATCAGCGGCTCCCTGGACCTCGCGGGCGGCACGGTGGTGCCGTACGTCGAGATGCGCGGCTGCCGCTTCGAGCGGGACGTGCTGCTGCCGGAGGCCCGGTTCACCACCGTGCGGCTGGTGGACTGCTCGGTGCCGCGGCTCGAGGCGGCCCGGGTGCACACCGAGGGCGATCTACATCTGCCGCGCTGCCGCTTCCACAACGGCATCCGGCTCACCGACGCCCAGATCGGCACCGATCTGCTGCTCAACCAGGCCATCGTGTACCGCGACCGCAGCGGCCGTTCCATCGCCGGGGACGGGATGACGGTCGGGCAGGACCTCCAGGCCGAGCTGCTGGAGTCGCACGGCGAGCTGAGCCTGCGCAGCGCGAAGATCGGGGTCTCGCTGAGCCTGCGGGGCGCGCGGCTGGTCAACCCGTACACGCGGCTGGCGCTGAACGCCCCCCAGCTGACCGTGGAGCGCTCCCTGTACCTGACCCCGGCGGGCGTCGGGAACCCGCTGCTCAGCGGTACTACCCCGGCCCGCGGGACCCGGATCCAGCGGTTCGCGTGCGAGGGCGGGGTGCGGCTCGACGACGGGCGGTTCGGGGACGCGGTCGACATGGAGCGGGCCCGGTTCACCTTCACCGACGAGCAGGAGCTGTCGCTGCGCCGGATCCATACACCGGAACTGCGCTTCCTCGGGGAGCGGCCGGCGCGCGGCACGGTCGTGCTGTCGGGGGCGCGGATCGTCAACCTGATGGACCGCGCGGACGCCTGGCCGGGCCCCGGGCGGCTGCACATGGGCGGCTTCTCCTACGAGAACCTGGTGCCGCGCGGGCCGTTCCCGCTGGCCGAGCGGCTGGACTGGGTGGCCGCGGCGACCGCCGAGTACAACCCGGAGCCGTACGAACGGCTGGCCACGGTGCTGCGGGCGGGCGGTGAGGACGAGGACGCCCGTGAGGTGCTCCTCGCCAAGCAGCGCCGACGCCGCGAGAGCCTGCCCATCGCCGCCAAGTTCTTGGGGTACGTGCAGGACTGGACGGTGGCCTACGGGTACCGGCCCGGCCGGGCCGCGGTGTGGATGGCGGTGCTGTGGGCGGCGGGCTCGGTGGCGTTCGCGCAGGCCGGTCATCCGCCGATCAAGCGGGGCGAGCATCCGGAGTGGAACCCGACGCTGTTCGCCCTGGACCTGCTGCTTCCGGTCATCGATCTGGGCCAGGTCGGGTTCTGGCAGATGAAGGGCGGCTGGCAGTGGCTGGCCACGGCGATGATCCTGCTGGGCTGGATCCTGGCGACGACGGTGGCGGCGGGGGCGACCCGGCTGCTGCGCAGGAACTGA
- the ybaK gene encoding Cys-tRNA(Pro) deacylase has translation MAKKRQSAGTPATVALTTAGVTFTTHAYEHDPSHPSYGEEATEAMGVSPDRVFKTLVAEVDGKLTVAVVPVAGQLDLKALATAVGGKKATMADPTLAERTTGYVRGGISPLGQRKKLPTVLDASATTHATICVSAGRRGLEIELSPSDLATLTSATLAPIGRV, from the coding sequence ATGGCGAAGAAGCGGCAGTCGGCGGGTACGCCGGCGACGGTGGCCCTGACCACAGCGGGCGTGACGTTCACGACCCATGCCTATGAACACGACCCGTCCCACCCGTCCTACGGCGAGGAGGCGACCGAGGCGATGGGCGTCTCCCCCGACCGGGTCTTCAAGACGCTGGTGGCGGAAGTGGACGGCAAGCTGACGGTGGCCGTGGTCCCGGTGGCGGGCCAACTGGACCTGAAGGCGCTGGCGACCGCGGTGGGCGGCAAGAAGGCGACGATGGCCGACCCCACCCTGGCGGAACGCACCACGGGCTACGTCCGGGGCGGCATCTCCCCCTTGGGCCAGCGCAAGAAGCTCCCCACGGTCCTGGACGCCTCAGCAACGACCCACGCCACGATCTGCGTCTCAGCGGGCCGCAGGGGCCTGGAGATCGAACTCTCCCCCAGCGACCTGGCAACCCTCACGTCGGCAACCCTGGCCCCCATCGGCCGCGTTTAG
- a CDS encoding LON peptidase substrate-binding domain-containing protein — translation MTTVRLPLFPLNSVLFPGLVLPLNIFEERYRAMMRDLLKTPDEEPRRFAVVAIRDGHEVAPTAPGMPDPTALPQRGPAAGFGPEPVKSFHSTACVADAATIRERADGTFEVLATGTTRVRLLSVDATGPFLTAELEELPEDQGDEAGALAEGVLRAFRQYQKRLAGARERSLATGADLPDEPSVVSYLVAAAMMLDIPTKQRLLQAPDTASRLRDELKLLRAETSIIRSLPSLPAADLTRAPTSLN, via the coding sequence GTGACCACCGTCCGGCTTCCGCTCTTTCCCCTGAACTCGGTGTTGTTCCCGGGGTTGGTGCTGCCTCTGAACATCTTCGAGGAGCGCTATCGCGCCATGATGCGCGATCTGTTGAAGACCCCCGACGAGGAACCGCGCCGGTTCGCCGTCGTGGCGATCCGCGACGGCCACGAGGTGGCACCGACCGCGCCCGGCATGCCCGACCCCACGGCGTTGCCCCAGCGCGGGCCCGCGGCGGGCTTCGGCCCCGAGCCCGTCAAGTCCTTCCACTCGACGGCCTGTGTGGCGGACGCGGCGACGATCCGGGAGCGGGCGGACGGCACGTTCGAGGTACTGGCGACGGGTACGACGCGGGTACGGCTGCTGTCGGTGGACGCGACGGGCCCGTTCCTGACGGCGGAGCTGGAGGAGTTGCCGGAGGACCAGGGCGACGAGGCGGGCGCGCTGGCCGAAGGAGTGCTCCGCGCCTTCCGCCAGTACCAGAAGCGCCTGGCCGGGGCGAGGGAACGCTCGCTGGCGACGGGGGCGGACCTCCCCGACGAGCCGTCGGTGGTCTCCTACCTGGTGGCGGCGGCGATGATGCTCGACATCCCCACCAAGCAACGCCTGCTCCAGGCCCCCGACACGGCCTCCCGTCTGCGGGACGAGCTGAAACTCCTTCGCGCGGAGACGTCGATCATCCGTAGCCTGCCGTCGTTGCCGGCGGCGGACCTGACGCGTGCGCCGACGAGTCTGAACTGA
- a CDS encoding ABC transporter permease — MSVVPAEVLPAGALAADETPATGAAELAPRARLWPSLCAVYRAQLSRARVARIPLLFVATFQSVGIMILMRGVVDGGDEARAVVAGSSVLVVAFVALNLLAQYFGQLRASGGLDHYATLPVPPAAVVLGAAGAYASFTVPGTVVTAVFGCVLFGLPLTHLWVLIAVIPLAGAALAGLGAALGLLAPRPELATVLGQLGMSAALLLGVLPAERMPEVVRFARDLLPSTYGVEAFARTFGESPDWAFVLGDLAVCGVVGVVSLAAATWAYRRAAVR; from the coding sequence GTGAGTGTCGTACCCGCCGAGGTTCTGCCGGCCGGCGCACTGGCCGCGGACGAGACGCCCGCCACCGGCGCGGCCGAGCTCGCGCCGCGGGCTCGGCTGTGGCCTTCGCTGTGCGCCGTGTACCGGGCGCAGCTGTCCCGTGCGCGGGTCGCGCGGATTCCGCTGCTGTTCGTGGCGACCTTCCAGTCCGTCGGGATCATGATCCTGATGCGGGGGGTCGTGGACGGCGGGGACGAGGCGCGGGCCGTGGTGGCCGGGTCGTCGGTGCTGGTCGTCGCCTTCGTCGCGCTGAACCTGCTCGCTCAGTACTTCGGGCAGTTGCGGGCCAGTGGGGGGCTCGATCATTACGCGACGCTGCCGGTGCCGCCCGCGGCGGTGGTGCTCGGGGCAGCGGGGGCGTACGCCTCCTTCACCGTGCCCGGGACCGTGGTCACCGCCGTGTTCGGGTGTGTGCTGTTCGGGTTGCCGCTGACGCATCTGTGGGTGCTGATCGCGGTGATTCCGCTGGCGGGGGCGGCGCTGGCGGGGCTGGGAGCCGCGCTGGGGCTGCTGGCGCCTCGGCCTGAACTGGCGACCGTGCTGGGGCAGTTGGGTATGTCCGCCGCGCTGTTGCTGGGGGTGCTGCCTGCCGAGCGGATGCCTGAGGTGGTGCGGTTCGCTCGGGATCTGCTGCCTTCGACGTACGGCGTGGAGGCCTTCGCGCGGACCTTCGGGGAGAGTCCCGACTGGGCCTTCGTGCTCGGCGATCTCGCCGTGTGCGGGGTGGTGGGCGTGGTGTCCCTGGCCGCGGCGACCTGGGCGTACCGTCGGGCGGCCGTCCGGTGA